The following proteins come from a genomic window of Enterobacter chengduensis:
- the yfiH gene encoding purine nucleoside phosphorylase YfiH: protein MTKLIVPEWPLPAGVAACSSTRTGGVSQGAWESLNLGAHCGDNLEHVEENRRRLFAAGNLPSKPVWLEQVHGNAVLKLTGESYASKRADASYSNTPGTVCAVMTADCLPVLFCNRAGTEVAAAHAGWRGLCEGVLEETVACFNDEPANIMAWLGPAIGPRAFEVGPEVRDAFMEKDPQAVEAFLPSGEKYLADIYQLARQRLNNVGVSQIFGGDRCTFTEKGDFFSWRRDKTTGRMASFIWLI, encoded by the coding sequence ATGACCAAACTGATTGTCCCGGAGTGGCCATTGCCTGCCGGCGTGGCCGCCTGCAGTTCAACCCGCACTGGCGGCGTGAGCCAGGGCGCGTGGGAGTCGTTGAACCTCGGCGCGCACTGTGGTGATAACCTGGAACACGTGGAAGAGAACCGCAGGCGTCTGTTTGCAGCGGGGAACCTGCCGTCAAAACCCGTCTGGCTGGAGCAGGTTCATGGTAACGCGGTGCTGAAGCTGACGGGAGAATCCTATGCTTCTAAACGCGCGGATGCCTCTTACAGCAATACTCCGGGAACCGTTTGTGCCGTAATGACCGCCGACTGTCTGCCGGTTCTGTTCTGTAACCGTGCAGGTACCGAGGTGGCGGCAGCCCACGCGGGCTGGCGTGGGCTGTGTGAAGGCGTGCTGGAAGAAACTGTCGCCTGCTTTAACGATGAGCCCGCCAATATTATGGCCTGGCTTGGCCCGGCTATTGGTCCTCGCGCGTTTGAAGTGGGCCCAGAGGTCCGCGACGCCTTTATGGAAAAAGATCCGCAAGCGGTGGAGGCCTTCCTGCCTTCGGGGGAGAAATATCTGGCCGATATTTACCAGCTTGCCCGCCAGCGCCTGAATAACGTCGGCGTGTCGCAGATCTTCGGCGGCGATCGCTGTACCTTCACCGAAAAGGGTGATTTTTTCTCCTGGCGCCGCGACAAGACCACGGGGCGTATGGCAAGTTTCATTTGGCTGATATAA